Proteins from a single region of Salipiger sp. H15:
- a CDS encoding ABC transporter substrate-binding protein, whose amino-acid sequence MLRLKAGIAALAVAATMASAAWAQGTLRVGMTAADIPLTTGQTDQGGEGMRFMGYTVYDSLIEWDLTSADKPSVLIPGLATEWSVDAEDKTKWTFKLREGVTFHDGAPFTAADVVWNLDKILVEGSEQYDPRQAAQGKSRIPAVASYKAIDDYTLEIVTKEPDATLPYQMTWILMSSKANWEAMDKDWEKVAGHPSGTGPWKLETFVPRERAEMVPFDAYWDETRIPKLDKMVLIPLPEPNARSAALLSGQVDWIEAPAPDTIPAMQGNGFVISSNAYPHNWTWHLSRLEGSPWNDIRVRKAANLAIDREGMMPLLGGLMVPAKGFLPPSSQWFGNPTFEVKYDLDAAKALMEEAGYGPDKHLAVKALISPSGSGQMLPLPMNEYVQQSLAEIWIDVEFMVVEWNQMINLWRAGAADPSVDGAQSINFTYFIQDPFTGLIRHLDENLIAPNGTNWGHYSDPEMQELFKQIKTTFDPVAQDEVLRKTHEKYVNDALFLMVTHDVAPRAMSPKVKGFVQAQNWYQNFSSITIDE is encoded by the coding sequence ATGCTTCGTCTGAAAGCTGGCATTGCGGCCCTTGCCGTCGCCGCCACCATGGCCAGCGCCGCCTGGGCGCAGGGCACGCTGCGCGTCGGCATGACCGCGGCCGACATTCCGCTCACCACCGGTCAGACCGACCAGGGCGGCGAGGGCATGCGCTTCATGGGCTACACGGTCTATGACTCGCTGATCGAATGGGATCTGACCAGCGCCGACAAGCCGTCGGTGCTGATCCCCGGCCTCGCGACCGAATGGTCGGTGGATGCCGAGGACAAGACCAAGTGGACCTTCAAGCTGCGCGAGGGCGTGACCTTCCACGACGGCGCGCCATTCACTGCCGCCGACGTGGTGTGGAACCTCGACAAGATCCTCGTCGAGGGCTCCGAGCAGTACGACCCGCGCCAGGCGGCGCAGGGCAAGTCGCGCATCCCCGCCGTCGCCTCCTACAAGGCGATCGACGACTACACGCTCGAGATCGTCACCAAGGAGCCGGACGCCACGCTGCCCTACCAGATGACCTGGATCCTGATGTCGTCCAAGGCGAACTGGGAAGCCATGGACAAGGACTGGGAAAAGGTCGCCGGCCATCCCTCGGGCACCGGCCCGTGGAAGCTGGAAACCTTCGTGCCGCGCGAGCGCGCCGAGATGGTACCCTTCGACGCCTACTGGGACGAGACCCGCATTCCCAAGCTCGACAAGATGGTGCTGATCCCGCTGCCCGAGCCGAACGCCCGCTCGGCCGCGCTGCTCTCGGGCCAGGTCGACTGGATCGAGGCCCCGGCGCCCGACACCATCCCGGCGATGCAGGGCAACGGCTTCGTCATCTCGTCGAACGCCTACCCGCACAACTGGACCTGGCACCTGTCGCGTCTCGAGGGTTCGCCCTGGAACGACATCCGCGTGCGCAAGGCCGCCAACCTCGCCATCGACCGCGAGGGCATGATGCCGCTGCTGGGTGGCCTGATGGTTCCCGCCAAGGGCTTCCTGCCGCCGAGCTCGCAGTGGTTCGGCAACCCGACCTTCGAGGTGAAGTATGACCTCGACGCCGCGAAGGCGCTGATGGAAGAGGCCGGTTACGGCCCCGACAAGCACCTTGCCGTCAAGGCGCTGATCTCGCCCTCGGGTTCGGGCCAGATGCTGCCGCTGCCGATGAACGAATATGTCCAGCAGAGCCTCGCCGAGATCTGGATCGACGTCGAGTTCATGGTCGTCGAGTGGAACCAGATGATCAACCTGTGGCGTGCCGGCGCGGCCGATCCCTCGGTGGACGGCGCCCAGTCGATCAACTTCACCTACTTCATCCAGGACCCGTTCACCGGCCTCATCCGTCACCTCGACGAGAACCTGATCGCGCCGAACGGCACCAACTGGGGCCACTACAGCGATCCCGAGATGCAGGAGCTGTTCAAGCAGATCAAGACCACCTTCGACCCGGTCGCCCAGGACGAGGTGCTGCGCAAGACGCATGAGAAATACGTCAACGACGCGCTCTTCCTGATGGTCACCCACGACGTCGCGCCGCGCGCCATGTCGCCGAAGGTGAAGGGCTTCGTGCAGGCCCAGAACTGGTACCAGAACTTCTCGTCGATCACGATCGACGAGTAA